In Synechococcus sp. PCC 6312, one genomic interval encodes:
- the guaA gene encoding glutamine-hydrolyzing GMP synthase, with protein MTTTTPAPLDTSTMLEALNRQMIVILDFGSQYSELIARRIRETSVYSEVVSYRTTAAQLRQIAPKGIILSGGPNSVYDDQAPACDPEIWELGIPVLGVCYGMQLMVKQLGGEVERASRGEYGKASLLIDDPTDLLTNVENTATMWMSHGDSVTQLPGGFKTLAHTTNTPCAAIADDQRQFYGVQFHPEVVHSIGGQALIRNFVYHICGCEPTWTTAAFVDEAIREVRAKVGDKRVLLALSGGVDSSTLAFLLHRAIGDQLTCMFIDQGFMRKYEPERLVKLFQEQFHIPVVYVNARERFLAQVVGVTDPEEKRRRIGHEFIQVFEEESNRLGPFDYLAQGTLYPDVIESANTNIDPKTGERVAVKIKSHHNVGGLPPNLRFKLVEPLRKLFKDEVREVGRSLGLPDEIVRRHPFPGPGLAIRIIGEITPERLDILRDADLIVRQEINRSETYHDLWQAFAVLLPVRSVGVMGDQRTYAYPIVLRLVSSEDGMTADWSRVPYELLETISNRIVNEVPGVNRVVYDITSKPPGTIEWE; from the coding sequence CTGACCACAACCACTCCGGCTCCCCTCGACACCAGTACCATGCTCGAGGCTCTGAATCGGCAGATGATTGTCATCCTCGATTTTGGATCCCAATATTCGGAATTGATTGCGCGGCGGATCCGGGAAACAAGCGTCTATTCAGAAGTGGTTTCCTATCGGACTACGGCGGCCCAACTCCGGCAAATAGCGCCTAAGGGAATTATTCTCTCTGGTGGCCCCAACTCCGTCTATGATGACCAGGCCCCAGCTTGCGACCCAGAAATCTGGGAGTTAGGAATTCCAGTGCTTGGAGTCTGCTATGGGATGCAGTTGATGGTCAAGCAGTTGGGGGGAGAAGTTGAACGGGCCAGTCGCGGCGAATATGGTAAAGCCTCTCTCCTGATTGACGACCCCACAGACCTCCTCACGAATGTTGAAAACACCGCAACCATGTGGATGAGTCATGGGGATTCGGTGACACAACTACCCGGTGGCTTCAAGACTCTCGCCCATACAACCAATACTCCCTGTGCGGCCATTGCCGATGATCAGCGTCAGTTTTATGGGGTGCAATTTCATCCAGAAGTAGTCCATTCCATCGGTGGCCAGGCCCTGATTCGCAACTTTGTCTATCACATTTGTGGCTGTGAACCGACTTGGACAACGGCGGCCTTTGTGGATGAAGCCATTCGGGAAGTCCGAGCCAAAGTGGGGGATAAACGGGTTTTGCTGGCCCTCTCCGGGGGAGTTGATTCGTCCACATTGGCCTTTTTACTCCATCGAGCCATCGGGGACCAACTCACCTGTATGTTTATTGACCAGGGCTTCATGCGCAAATATGAGCCGGAGCGTTTAGTTAAACTCTTTCAAGAGCAGTTTCATATTCCGGTGGTCTATGTTAATGCCAGGGAACGGTTTTTAGCCCAAGTCGTGGGAGTTACGGATCCCGAAGAAAAACGCCGCCGGATTGGTCATGAATTTATCCAAGTATTTGAGGAAGAGTCTAATCGCCTGGGGCCGTTTGACTATTTAGCCCAAGGGACGCTTTATCCTGATGTGATTGAGTCGGCCAATACCAATATTGATCCCAAGACTGGGGAACGGGTAGCCGTTAAAATTAAGAGTCATCACAATGTCGGCGGCTTACCCCCAAATCTGCGGTTTAAGTTGGTTGAACCCTTACGGAAACTCTTTAAGGATGAAGTGCGGGAAGTGGGTCGGTCGTTGGGTTTACCCGATGAAATTGTCCGGCGGCATCCGTTCCCAGGCCCCGGTTTAGCCATTCGGATTATTGGCGAGATTACCCCAGAGCGGTTGGATATTTTGCGGGATGCGGATCTAATTGTTCGACAAGAAATTAATCGCTCGGAAACCTACCATGATCTCTGGCAGGCCTTTGCGGTACTGTTACCGGTTCGTTCCGTGGGGGTGATGGGGGATCAACGAACCTATGCCTATCCGATTGTCTTGCGTTTAGTCTCCAGTGAAGATGGGATGACAGCGGACTGGTCACGGGTGCCTTATGAATTACTGGAAACGATCTCCAATCGGATTGTCAATGAAGTCCCAGGGGTGAATCGGGTTGTGTATGACATTACCTCGAAGCCACCAGGAACGATTGAATGGGAATAG
- a CDS encoding ribonuclease H-like domain-containing protein: MDMDFPFTIFNQDLSQASFEQFRQADRLAIDTETMGLKPSRDRLCLVQICDPQGEVAVIRIDRGQTQAPLLKHLLEAPDSTKVFHFARFDLGILQHQLGIRVAPIFCTKIASKLARTYSPRHGLKEVVLELTGVELDKSSQSSDWGNAANLSESQLRYAANDVRYLLSAQAQLQAMLARECRWSLAQACFTALPTIIELDLAGFENIFEH, encoded by the coding sequence ATGGATATGGATTTTCCCTTCACTATTTTCAATCAAGATTTATCCCAGGCCAGCTTTGAGCAATTCCGCCAGGCCGACCGTTTAGCCATTGACACAGAAACAATGGGGTTAAAGCCCAGTCGCGATCGGTTATGCCTCGTGCAAATTTGCGATCCCCAAGGGGAAGTGGCAGTGATTCGGATTGACCGGGGACAAACTCAAGCCCCCCTCTTAAAACACCTGCTCGAAGCCCCTGACAGTACAAAAGTGTTCCATTTTGCTCGCTTTGATCTGGGGATTTTGCAGCATCAACTAGGGATTAGGGTCGCGCCAATTTTCTGCACCAAAATTGCGAGCAAACTGGCCCGTACCTATAGCCCTCGCCACGGATTGAAAGAAGTGGTTTTAGAACTCACGGGAGTTGAATTAGACAAAAGCTCTCAGAGTTCCGATTGGGGTAATGCGGCAAATTTATCCGAATCCCAACTCCGTTATGCCGCTAATGATGTCCGCTATCTCCTCTCGGCCCAGGCCCAACTTCAGGCCATGCTCGCGCGGGAATGCCGTTGGAGTCTGGCCCAGGCCTGTTTTACCGCCTTACCCACCATCATCGAATTGGATTTAGCGGGTTTTGAGAATATCTTTGAACATTAA
- a CDS encoding iron uptake porin has translation MDQINPLRACSLLLMSGSSLVWTGQAWAESALPNPPRQSVTLTTIESLAPNSSSIPAPVAPLPIANPTQADLQALGQVTSVSQLADVQPTDWAYQALASLVEKYGCIAGYPDGTFRGNRAATRFELAAALNACLDVVSDRFATKEDLAAVRRLQQEFATELATIRGRVDNAEARIAALEATQFSTTTKLQGEAILGFEAAGGGNPTGSQPNPIAVYRTRLNLVTSFTGQDMLITGLQAFNFQGALLGGGSVQNTLFPGTVLNSGSTNLGFQPQFAGIDPNNLANSGAYGPNSLNLYKLLYIFPVVKSFTSFAFVKAETTDAFPQIIPWAGEGQGALSRFAGVNPIVRLTTGTSGIGVPSGLGFIWNPNSKVNLTALYGVAGAANPGLVPTALDGSAGTPLGSGFFPSNQNSFIAAAQATFSPLKTLDLALNFSYSQHAINVLGTGLSSGGLLGYGGDVFSVPGLPYGAIGNLAQRVQIFGVGGTGTYRVTPNIALSGYAAGIFVNTIGGTNTLAGGGALPSPTAGAVYTSFMGGVQFSDAIFEGNTAALIIGQPLYLESTSGIASSPNIPGVFSRARPFQVEAYYRFRITDNISVTPGAFVIFNPEFNSLNETTAVGLIRSTFTF, from the coding sequence ATGGATCAAATCAATCCCCTAAGGGCCTGTAGTCTGCTCTTGATGAGTGGCAGTAGCCTTGTTTGGACAGGCCAGGCCTGGGCTGAATCGGCCCTACCCAACCCACCGCGTCAATCGGTGACCTTAACGACAATTGAGAGTCTAGCCCCCAATAGCAGCAGTATTCCCGCTCCTGTTGCACCATTACCTATAGCCAATCCAACTCAAGCCGACCTGCAAGCTCTGGGGCAGGTCACCTCTGTCTCCCAGCTCGCCGATGTGCAACCCACAGACTGGGCCTACCAGGCTTTAGCCTCTCTTGTGGAAAAATACGGCTGTATTGCTGGCTATCCCGATGGCACATTTCGGGGGAATCGGGCCGCAACTCGCTTTGAACTGGCCGCCGCCCTCAACGCCTGCTTAGATGTGGTCAGTGATCGGTTTGCCACCAAAGAAGATTTAGCAGCAGTCCGCCGTCTTCAGCAGGAATTTGCCACCGAACTCGCAACAATTCGCGGTCGCGTAGATAATGCTGAAGCCCGCATTGCCGCCTTGGAAGCCACCCAATTTTCCACCACAACTAAGCTCCAGGGTGAAGCGATCTTGGGTTTTGAAGCGGCTGGGGGAGGAAATCCAACCGGAAGTCAGCCCAATCCCATTGCGGTCTATCGCACCCGGCTGAACCTGGTTACCAGTTTTACGGGCCAAGATATGTTGATTACAGGCTTACAGGCCTTTAACTTCCAAGGCGCATTACTGGGCGGGGGCAGTGTCCAAAACACCCTATTTCCGGGTACGGTGCTCAATTCTGGGAGTACGAATCTTGGCTTTCAACCCCAATTTGCTGGCATTGACCCGAACAATTTGGCGAATAGTGGTGCTTATGGGCCAAATAGCCTCAACCTATATAAGTTGTTGTATATCTTTCCAGTTGTTAAATCCTTTACCAGCTTTGCCTTTGTTAAAGCCGAGACCACCGATGCCTTTCCGCAAATTATTCCCTGGGCCGGTGAGGGGCAAGGAGCTTTATCACGGTTTGCTGGGGTCAATCCCATTGTCCGCCTCACCACAGGTACATCTGGAATTGGTGTTCCCAGTGGTTTAGGGTTCATTTGGAATCCGAATAGCAAGGTTAACTTAACCGCTCTTTATGGAGTTGCGGGGGCTGCTAATCCAGGCCTGGTACCAACGGCTTTAGATGGCAGTGCGGGGACACCGCTGGGTTCTGGATTCTTTCCCAGTAACCAAAATAGTTTTATCGCGGCGGCCCAGGCCACCTTTAGCCCCCTCAAAACCCTAGACTTAGCCCTTAACTTTTCCTACTCACAACATGCAATTAATGTGTTGGGGACAGGCTTATCTTCCGGTGGGCTTTTGGGCTATGGGGGAGATGTGTTTTCAGTCCCCGGCCTACCCTATGGGGCGATTGGCAACTTAGCCCAGCGGGTGCAGATTTTTGGCGTGGGTGGAACTGGCACCTATCGAGTCACCCCCAACATTGCCCTGTCTGGTTATGCGGCGGGGATTTTTGTGAACACGATTGGCGGGACGAATACCTTAGCGGGGGGTGGGGCCCTACCCAGTCCAACCGCTGGGGCAGTTTATACCAGCTTTATGGGGGGTGTCCAATTTAGTGATGCCATTTTTGAGGGCAATACAGCGGCCCTAATCATCGGTCAGCCTCTCTATCTGGAATCCACCAGTGGAATTGCCAGTAGCCCGAATATTCCGGGGGTGTTTAGCCGGGCCCGCCCATTCCAGGTAGAAGCCTACTATCGCTTTCGGATTACTGACAACATTAGTGTCACCCCAGGAGCCTTTGTGATTTTTAACCCAGAGTTTAATAGCCTGAACGAAACTACCGCCGTTGGCCTAATTCGCTCCACCTTTACGTTCTAG
- a CDS encoding glycoside hydrolase family 57 protein has protein sequence MSIGYLALVLHAHLPFVRHPESDYVLEEEWLFEAITETYIPLLWMFEGLKRDGVDFKITMSMTPPLVSMLRDELLQDRYDAHLAQLEELAELEVERNHYNGHIRYLAEHYVQEFNRVRNTWEDYGRDLVKAFKQFQDSNNLEIITCGATHGYFPLMKMYPQAVWAQIKVACEHYEENFGRSPKGIWLPECAYYEGVERQLADAGLRYFLIDGHGILYARPRPRFGTYAPIFTETGVAAFGRDHESSQQVWSSEVGYPGAAEYREFYKDLGWEAEYEYIKPYIMPNGQRKNTGIKYHKITGRGLGLSDKALYDPYWAKEKAAEHAENFMFNRGQQVRHLAQMMQRPPIVVSPYDAELYGHWWYEGPWFLDFLFRKSWFDQDTFAMTHLADYLKAHPTQQVCRPSQSSWGYKGFHEYWLNETNTWIYPHLHKAAERMIELAKVEAWDELSWRALNQAARELLLAQSSDWAFIMRTGTMVPYAVRRTRSHLTRFHKLHDEIRAEKIDAGWLEKVEAIDNIFPSINYRVYRPL, from the coding sequence ATGTCTATTGGCTACCTTGCCCTTGTCCTCCATGCCCATTTACCCTTTGTCCGTCACCCCGAAAGTGATTACGTCTTAGAGGAAGAGTGGCTATTTGAGGCGATTACGGAAACCTATATCCCGCTCTTGTGGATGTTTGAGGGGCTGAAGCGGGATGGAGTGGACTTTAAGATCACTATGAGTATGACACCGCCCTTGGTTTCTATGTTGCGGGATGAATTACTCCAAGATCGCTATGATGCCCATCTGGCCCAGTTAGAAGAGTTAGCGGAGTTAGAAGTTGAACGGAATCATTACAACGGGCATATTCGTTACTTAGCCGAGCATTATGTTCAAGAATTTAATCGGGTACGGAATACCTGGGAAGACTACGGGCGGGATTTAGTTAAAGCCTTCAAGCAATTCCAAGACAGCAACAACCTAGAAATTATTACCTGCGGGGCGACTCACGGCTATTTCCCCTTAATGAAAATGTATCCCCAGGCCGTCTGGGCCCAAATCAAGGTGGCCTGTGAACATTATGAGGAAAATTTTGGGCGGTCGCCGAAGGGGATTTGGTTACCGGAATGTGCCTATTACGAGGGGGTAGAACGCCAGTTAGCTGATGCGGGGTTACGCTATTTTCTGATTGATGGTCACGGGATTTTATATGCCCGCCCGCGGCCCCGTTTTGGGACCTATGCCCCCATCTTTACCGAAACAGGCGTGGCAGCCTTTGGTCGCGATCATGAATCTTCACAACAAGTCTGGTCTTCGGAGGTGGGTTATCCGGGAGCGGCAGAATATCGGGAATTTTATAAGGATTTGGGCTGGGAAGCGGAATATGAGTACATCAAGCCCTATATCATGCCCAATGGTCAACGGAAAAACACCGGGATCAAATATCACAAAATTACTGGCCGAGGCCTGGGACTCAGTGATAAGGCCCTTTACGATCCCTACTGGGCTAAGGAAAAAGCGGCCGAACACGCTGAAAATTTTATGTTTAATCGGGGGCAACAAGTCCGCCACTTGGCCCAGATGATGCAGCGGCCACCGATTGTGGTTTCTCCTTACGATGCGGAACTCTACGGTCACTGGTGGTATGAGGGGCCCTGGTTCCTAGATTTCCTCTTCCGCAAATCTTGGTTTGATCAAGATACCTTTGCGATGACCCACTTGGCAGACTACCTCAAAGCCCACCCAACGCAGCAGGTTTGTCGCCCCTCTCAATCCAGTTGGGGGTATAAAGGCTTCCATGAATATTGGCTGAATGAGACCAATACCTGGATTTACCCCCACCTCCATAAGGCTGCAGAACGGATGATTGAATTGGCCAAAGTCGAGGCCTGGGATGAACTGAGTTGGCGAGCCTTAAATCAGGCGGCGCGGGAACTCCTCTTAGCTCAATCCTCTGACTGGGCGTTCATTATGCGGACTGGAACCATGGTGCCCTATGCGGTGCGGCGAACTCGCTCTCACTTAACCCGGTTCCATAAACTTCATGATGAAATTCGGGCGGAAAAGATTGATGCCGGCTGGCTGGAAAAAGTTGAGGCGATTGATAACATTTTCCCAAGCATTAACTATCGCGTTTATCGTCCACTGTAA
- a CDS encoding lipid-A-disaccharide synthase-related protein: MRLLCISNGHGEDQIGARILEALQKLAPEIETTALPIVGLGTAYQNLGIAIAGPVEVMPSGGFIYQDGRQLWRDLRAGLLGLLGKQVRAIQAWESENQSLKTRGIILAVGDIVPLGLAGLSRSDYGFVGTAKSEYYIRDETGKLLSHRWGLGWAGSDYLPWEQWLMARPGCVAVFARDELTHQVLTGLGIRSFNCGNPMMDELPSPAAPRESYPQALTITLLPGSRPPEAYQNWQRILAAIQQFPSYQPNCLFLAAISPGLELAEILNPLVSFGWKKIARPAWLKIGDSAALTFQQNQGYLVLTQQAYSDCLHLGDLAIAQAGTATEQCVGLGKPVITFPGQGPQFTPLFARCQARLLGISVHLVENPTAVMPKIIELRNDHPRLDLIRQNGQQRMGQPGAAQNIANRICQLLNPNRDGI, encoded by the coding sequence GTGCGGTTGTTATGTATCAGTAATGGTCACGGGGAAGATCAAATTGGGGCCCGGATTCTGGAGGCATTACAGAAACTCGCCCCTGAGATTGAAACCACAGCTTTGCCCATTGTTGGCCTGGGAACCGCGTACCAAAACCTGGGGATTGCAATTGCTGGGCCAGTTGAGGTCATGCCTTCGGGGGGATTTATTTATCAAGATGGACGACAGTTATGGCGGGATCTACGGGCGGGTCTATTAGGACTGTTGGGTAAACAAGTTAGAGCCATCCAGGCCTGGGAGTCCGAAAACCAATCCTTAAAGACGCGGGGCATAATTCTAGCAGTGGGCGATATTGTTCCCTTGGGCCTGGCCGGGTTGAGTAGGAGTGACTATGGGTTTGTGGGTACGGCTAAATCTGAATATTACATCCGAGACGAAACCGGAAAACTTCTCTCCCATCGTTGGGGTCTGGGCTGGGCCGGCAGTGATTATTTACCTTGGGAGCAATGGTTGATGGCCCGACCGGGTTGTGTCGCGGTGTTTGCGCGGGATGAACTCACGCATCAGGTCTTAACTGGACTAGGAATTCGCTCCTTTAACTGCGGCAATCCGATGATGGATGAATTACCCTCGCCCGCTGCCCCCCGTGAATCCTATCCCCAGGCCCTGACCATCACCCTCTTGCCGGGTTCGCGTCCCCCAGAGGCCTATCAGAATTGGCAGCGAATTTTGGCGGCTATTCAGCAGTTCCCCAGTTATCAGCCAAATTGTTTATTTTTAGCGGCCATCAGTCCAGGCCTGGAGTTAGCGGAGATATTAAACCCATTGGTAAGCTTTGGCTGGAAAAAAATAGCCCGACCGGCCTGGTTAAAGATCGGAGATTCAGCAGCCTTAACATTCCAGCAAAACCAGGGTTATTTAGTCCTCACCCAGCAGGCCTATAGTGATTGTTTGCATCTGGGAGATCTGGCCATTGCCCAGGCCGGGACAGCCACGGAACAATGTGTTGGCCTGGGAAAACCCGTGATCACCTTTCCGGGACAAGGGCCGCAATTTACCCCCCTGTTTGCCCGCTGCCAGGCCCGCCTTTTAGGCATATCTGTACACCTAGTCGAAAATCCAACCGCCGTTATGCCGAAAATTATCGAGTTAAGAAACGATCACCCCCGCCTCGACCTTATCCGTCAGAATGGCCAACAACGCATGGGACAACCTGGAGCCGCCCAAAACATTGCCAACAGGATCTGTCAACTGCTCAACCCAAACCGAGATGGGATTTGA
- the hpf gene encoding ribosome hibernation-promoting factor, HPF/YfiA family: MQLVIHGKNIDITDAIRSYVEQKLERAAGHFQNITQEIDVHLSVARNPRITTNQTAEVTIYVNGSIIRAEESSDNLYASVDLVADKVYRKLRKLKEKRQDKSRTHEVPEIENPKLVPDLLGDRAPELPQEVVRVKYFAMPAMTVEAALEQLEMVDHDFYVFRNAETGEINVIYERNHGGYGVIQPRNGNDNHQSDSDLQVPVPAH, from the coding sequence ATGCAACTTGTGATCCACGGTAAAAACATTGATATCACAGATGCCATCCGCAGTTATGTCGAACAGAAGTTAGAACGGGCCGCAGGCCACTTTCAAAATATTACCCAAGAAATTGATGTCCACCTTTCAGTTGCGCGCAACCCGCGGATTACCACGAATCAAACCGCGGAAGTGACGATCTATGTCAACGGCTCAATTATCCGGGCAGAAGAGAGCAGCGATAACCTCTATGCCAGTGTAGATTTGGTCGCCGACAAAGTGTACCGAAAGTTACGGAAGCTGAAAGAAAAACGCCAAGATAAGTCCCGCACTCACGAAGTCCCAGAAATTGAAAATCCCAAGTTAGTTCCAGACCTGTTGGGGGATCGCGCTCCAGAATTGCCCCAGGAAGTTGTTCGGGTGAAATACTTTGCCATGCCAGCGATGACGGTTGAGGCAGCCCTGGAGCAATTGGAAATGGTTGACCATGATTTTTACGTCTTCCGTAATGCTGAAACAGGCGAGATCAATGTCATTTATGAGCGTAATCATGGCGGCTACGGAGTCATTCAACCCCGCAATGGCAATGATAACCATCAATCTGACAGTGATCTGCAAGTGCCAGTTCCCGCCCATTAA
- a CDS encoding alpha-amylase family glycosyl hydrolase, whose amino-acid sequence MSRPYYPSLYQINTRVWLQALSQDLGCPATLDHVPDYLLDTWAKAGFNWLWCLSVWQTSPTSQEVSRAFPAWQSEFQAVLPDLETEDICGSGFAIQAYDVAPKLGGNVALQRFRQRLNDRGLKLMLDFVPNHTGLDHPWLQTHPEYFISGTESDLANQPKNYYRLPDASGGGIYAYGRDPYFADWPDTLQLNYTEPGLVAAMTEELVKISALCDGVRCDVAMLVLPDVFALTWGRAAQSFWPEAIAKVQAAQPGFCFLAEVYWDLEWRLHEAGFDYTYDKQLYDRLRSHQVAPVREHLSREVKFHNQAVRFLENHDEQRAAVTFSFEVHQAAAIITYLTPGLRFFYDGQLQGYPHRISPHLGRQPQTPVNASIEAFYQQLLTVLQQNILRTGTWEFLTCRPAWSENGSWANFLAWAWTDEKNWLLVVVNYAPYASQCYVDLPWPELAGESWWLQDQLSAAGYERQGDELRQRGLYLDIPAWGYHLFEFGQV is encoded by the coding sequence ATGTCGCGACCCTACTACCCGTCCCTTTATCAAATTAACACCCGCGTTTGGCTCCAGGCCTTGAGTCAGGACCTGGGATGTCCAGCAACCTTAGATCATGTTCCTGATTATCTCCTCGATACCTGGGCTAAAGCGGGTTTTAATTGGCTGTGGTGTTTAAGTGTTTGGCAAACGAGTCCAACCAGTCAGGAGGTTTCCCGCGCTTTCCCGGCCTGGCAATCAGAATTTCAAGCGGTGTTACCGGATTTGGAGACGGAGGATATTTGTGGTTCTGGGTTTGCGATCCAGGCCTATGACGTTGCGCCCAAATTGGGTGGAAATGTGGCCCTCCAACGCTTTCGTCAACGCCTGAATGATCGCGGCCTAAAACTGATGCTGGATTTTGTCCCCAATCATACGGGCCTGGATCACCCGTGGCTACAAACCCATCCTGAATACTTTATTTCCGGCACAGAATCAGATTTAGCGAACCAACCCAAAAACTATTACCGTTTACCTGATGCCTCAGGGGGTGGAATTTATGCCTATGGACGAGATCCTTACTTTGCTGACTGGCCTGATACTTTACAACTCAATTACACTGAACCAGGCCTGGTGGCGGCCATGACTGAGGAATTGGTAAAAATCTCAGCTTTGTGTGATGGGGTGCGCTGTGATGTGGCGATGCTGGTCTTGCCGGATGTCTTTGCGCTCACCTGGGGAAGGGCAGCCCAATCCTTTTGGCCAGAGGCCATTGCCAAGGTACAGGCCGCCCAACCCGGATTTTGTTTTTTGGCAGAAGTTTATTGGGATTTGGAGTGGCGGCTCCATGAGGCTGGTTTTGATTACACCTACGATAAACAACTCTATGATCGGCTTCGTTCCCACCAAGTTGCCCCCGTGCGTGAGCATTTATCCAGAGAAGTAAAATTCCATAACCAAGCGGTGCGGTTTTTAGAAAACCATGATGAACAGCGGGCGGCGGTGACGTTTTCCTTTGAAGTTCACCAAGCAGCAGCGATCATTACCTATTTAACTCCTGGACTCCGATTTTTTTATGATGGCCAATTACAAGGTTATCCCCATCGCATCTCGCCCCACCTCGGTCGTCAACCCCAGACCCCGGTAAATGCCAGTATCGAAGCCTTTTATCAACAACTCCTAACGGTATTGCAACAGAACATCCTCAGAACGGGGACATGGGAATTTTTAACCTGTCGTCCGGCCTGGTCAGAGAATGGCAGTTGGGCTAATTTCTTGGCCTGGGCCTGGACGGATGAGAAAAATTGGTTACTGGTTGTGGTCAATTATGCCCCCTATGCCAGCCAGTGTTATGTGGATTTACCTTGGCCAGAGCTAGCGGGTGAGTCGTGGTGGTTGCAGGATCAACTGAGTGCCGCTGGTTATGAACGCCAGGGAGATGAGCTACGCCAAAGAGGTTTGTATCTGGATATCCCGGCCTGGGGCTATCACCTCTTTGAATTTGGCCAGGTTTAG
- a CDS encoding DMT family transporter, whose product MNQAFWLGQVAALSSAALWAAASVGYRYLGQTIPALGLNLAKGLVALGLILLTVFWLPIFPIHESPRSVGLLLGSGFLGIGLGDTAYFIALKELGARITLLLGTLSPLMTLLLAFWFLGETIPHLTAVGTIITLVGITVVIGERTAPISIESCPSSPVSRLGLLAVMGSNIAQAGGVALARVAFLETEFDPLYAALLRILAGVIFLVALGGFQGKLGDWLQGFWQLKRSFVKGREPSPTISGYELNIKACLILVLAALAGTYLGIWLQQISLKFVSAGIAQTLSSTSPLFILLLAPFLKEPVTLRAGLGATLAVGGIALVFLTPTLT is encoded by the coding sequence ATGAATCAAGCTTTTTGGCTAGGGCAAGTAGCAGCATTGAGTAGCGCGGCTCTATGGGCGGCTGCTTCTGTAGGCTATCGGTATTTAGGGCAGACAATTCCCGCCCTAGGCTTAAACTTGGCTAAGGGTCTGGTTGCCTTAGGGTTAATTTTGCTAACGGTTTTCTGGTTGCCAATTTTCCCAATCCATGAGTCGCCCCGATCCGTTGGCTTATTGCTGGGTAGTGGCTTCTTAGGCATTGGCCTGGGGGATACGGCTTATTTTATTGCGTTGAAGGAGTTAGGAGCCAGAATCACGCTGTTATTGGGTACACTTTCGCCATTAATGACGCTGTTATTAGCGTTTTGGTTTTTGGGTGAAACAATTCCCCATTTAACTGCGGTTGGCACAATCATTACACTGGTCGGAATTACGGTTGTGATTGGTGAACGAACTGCGCCCATTTCTATCGAGTCTTGCCCCAGTTCTCCGGTATCGAGATTAGGCCTATTAGCTGTAATGGGTTCTAATATTGCCCAGGCCGGGGGAGTTGCGTTGGCGCGGGTTGCGTTTTTAGAAACCGAATTTGATCCCCTCTATGCCGCCCTATTACGGATTTTGGCTGGGGTGATTTTCCTGGTGGCATTAGGAGGATTTCAAGGAAAGCTAGGGGATTGGTTACAGGGATTTTGGCAACTCAAAAGATCATTTGTTAAAGGGCGTGAGCCTTCTCCAACCATCTCAGGCTATGAGTTAAATATTAAGGCCTGTTTGATTTTAGTCCTGGCAGCCTTGGCAGGTACTTACTTGGGTATTTGGTTACAGCAAATCTCCCTAAAATTTGTTTCAGCAGGTATTGCCCAAACCCTGAGTTCCACAAGCCCTTTATTTATTTTGCTATTGGCTCCCTTCCTCAAGGAACCCGTTACATTGCGAGCAGGCCTGGGGGCTACCTTAGCAGTTGGCGGCATTGCCCTAGTATTTCTTACACCAACGTTGACATAG
- the queF gene encoding preQ(1) synthase has translation MTSNLQADLKTGEREILAGQLTTFPNPRPGRPYQINITLPEFTCKCPFSGYPDFATIHLTYTPDQRVLELKALKLYINSYRDQYISHEEGVNKILDDLVAACAPLAMTIKGDYSPRGNVHTVIEVHYPFHPEGA, from the coding sequence ATGACCAGCAATCTCCAGGCCGACTTGAAAACAGGCGAGCGCGAAATTCTCGCAGGACAACTCACCACCTTTCCCAACCCCAGGCCTGGTCGTCCCTATCAAATTAACATCACCCTGCCGGAGTTTACCTGTAAATGCCCTTTTTCTGGCTATCCCGATTTCGCGACTATTCACCTCACCTACACTCCAGATCAACGGGTTTTGGAACTCAAGGCCCTCAAGCTTTACATCAACAGCTACCGGGATCAATATATTTCCCATGAGGAAGGGGTAAATAAAATTCTGGATGATTTAGTTGCAGCCTGTGCCCCCTTAGCCATGACGATCAAAGGGGATTACTCCCCCCGTGGCAATGTTCACACTGTCATTGAAGTCCATTATCCCTTCCATCCAGAGGGAGCCTGA